Part of the Tenebrio molitor chromosome 4, icTenMoli1.1, whole genome shotgun sequence genome, catctccagtcttttctccctccacggtcATACGTTACTTGTCAATAatgcggctgtcagtgtcaaatcgTTAACAACCgtaagttactccagttgtgccacttaaaaattaaattcagtaTTACCAACTCAAAGAGTCCTTCTTAATCACCCGTATACCTATACAAGTGTGATTGGAAAAGAATGAGGACAAGTTGAATTTGGCGCCTAGTGAATaatttgtcatgttggtaACAAGTAttgacagcaaaaataaagtCTAATATGATCATGGGCGTTTCTAGTGGGGAATTGGAAATTGGTGACAATTGACAAACCAAATCAAAACAATGGGCTTTTGACGGAAGCCAATGGATAAATCTTGACAGCGATGTTCTTTTGAAGCAAAACTGCCACACACAAAACATAAAACGCACCATCATTTATGGCGCCACATTCAACTTGTCCTCATCTTTTTTCAATCACACGTGAGCACAAGGAGCGTGAGCACAATTATCAAcagttgttttgtttttaatgctAAATATTATCATTACCACTTTAGTATTGattgtttattattcatcttttaattttttattatgattttcgtttattttcaataaatttgtttgttataaccttttactttatttacttattaATTCGTCAAACATTTAAGAACTGGTGAAAATCTGGCAACTTTTTTGGTTCTGATCtggtgatttttatttttgtcaccTGGCAACACTGCtaccaacaaaaacaattgaaaatccCCAAACCGATCGAATaagtttgattttaatttaattaatgtaaaGAAAATATAGGTGTAAATGCTTTTTcagttatatttttaaaaaacatagttgaattattatttaccGACATCAATTAATGTCTTTAATAGATAATTGGTTAATTTGTCGTGCTCGCGGTATTGCgacaaacataacctaaaagcCTTGTGTGGAGTTGTACCGTGAAAAAGTACTCTGCAGTCAAATAAAGCAGTAATTATCATTTAGTGCACAAGaaactaataaataaactgCAAAATGGCACTTTCGGATGGAGCAAAGCAACGGCTGTCGATCGTAATTGAAGTTacgaaaacagtttttcattACAGTTTTATCCCAACAGTTCTCTATTTAGGTAACtatttcttttatattttcaaatacaGCCAACCAAATCTTATTTGTGAAGGGTTTCGTAAAGGGGCCGATCCTGGAATGCCGGAATTTGCTTTATCCAAGTAGGTACCCCATATTTTTTGCTTACATCAATTTAACGTTAACTTTTAGTTTACTGTGGTAAGATTCGTTCCTGAAAGAGATGCTAGTTTGTTGAGGTTGTAGAAATAAATCGTTTCACAAATGTTTCCGTTTTATTGAATTAAGATTTAAAAGGCGATGTAAGGAGATTATATTGAGAATAAGGTAATTTGTGTTTGCTCTGGTAATATTTGAGGAAAATAACAGCAATTATGAAAATCACCACAATTACAATACCAATCCTAaaaaaagaatgtttttataAAGAGAATCTGGAAGTTGGGGCGCTTTATTTACCAAAAATACCACAAATCTGTGAGTCTGTCACAACATTCGTTATCACCACAGCAGTATTTGTCACCTTCACAGAATCCAAACTCACAATAAAATGCCAATGCCTacggaaaattaaaaaattattgggTTTTTCTTCATACCGttcataaatacataattgggCAAAAAGCTGGTAAGGAGTACGATACAGCTCAAGAAAGTCATGAATATAATGCGTAGAACCTACAAATCAGTGTGTAAATGTTAACATTTGCGAGTAAATTTGATTGGGATATAACTTAACCTAAATTAATTGAGCAGTGTCACTTGTAAGACTGGCCCGCGACCACGAGAGGACGCTCCATTCGTAAAGATTATTTATTCGTTTAAATGGCACGTGTACGGCAATCGCTAcgattgaaaatgaaaaaaattacatgagGTTGAGAAGTGTGCAGTATTTGAGGCACTATAGTACGTGAAAATGACGAATTCGTGCCTTAAATTATTGCAAACAGGTCTCTGTTCTTAGTTCCGTGCGTAGGCACGAGAGAGCGCTCGTATGCGCCGACCGAATCGCGGATCGTTCCAGACACTTTTAGGTTAGGTGGTATATTTCGCCGCAAATTTCCTCCGAAAATGGCAAGGTACATAGCACAGCTAATAGTAGCGGGCACGCAAGTTATAGGCCGAGCCTTCGCCAGGGCgataaaacaagaatacgAAGCGTCGCAACAGGCGGCTCAGAGGTTAGGAAATGCCAAAACACGAACGGAACGAATGGCCAACCAAAAACTCGGCTTGTCCTTGGAAGAAGCCAAGCAGATATTAAACGTAACAAATTTAGACAAGACGGACGTCGAAAAACGATACGAGGCACTGTTCAAAGCCAACGAAAAATCGAACGGCGGGTCGTTCTATTTGCAGTCGAAGGTGGTGCGCGCTAAAGAACGAATCGACGCGGAATTGAACAGTCAAAAGGCAGAAGAGAGTCCAGGGAAAGATGAGTCGGGTGCTAGCAAAACTTGACTTAGTACAGTAATAGAGAGTTAAAGGTTgtatgttaataaaagttgaaaaatattttaattacaataaaattacctcGTGTTTATTTACAAACGTACAAAGTGTGTATCACTATTTAACAATGGAGGTGGCATCCTGCACAATAGGAAGTTTGTGAGTGCCGTCGCAAAACGGCCGATTGTTGGTTTGTTTGCAGTTACATAACCAATAGTCTTTGCTCTCATCAACTGTGAATGCTACAGGTCTGAAATTGTCAACATTTAGTCCCAAACAAGATCATTGTAGTGAATATTTacttcagttttattttgagtTGTTGGTTTTTGTGAGTTCCGTCGCAAAAGGGCTGGGTATGACTGTGTCCACATAAGCACCAAGAATATCGTTTTCCTGTAATTCCaccaaatatattttgattttaaaaattagtcAATTTACCAGCTTCGAGGGGCAATTTGAAGGGTTTCTTATCATAAACGGTCCCATTTTCGGGTTGGTGATTGGCCgaaattacgtttttcagTTTGTTTTCGGGAATTTTTGTCGACTTGGAACTGAACAACACCTTGAATCAATCAGCCGTGAAGTACAAGGGACGTAACCTCAAAAAAGTGTTGTCATACTTTACCACAGTTTTTGAGAGTATTTGCTCTTCTAATTGCGAAAATCATATTTTCATTCAGGAAATCGACGGGGAAGTATTTATTAATGGATGTTCTGTTTACCAAGATGTGACCTAACCTCGATAAGTAAGTTCCGTAAGTTCAATTGTTCAATAAAATCCGAGGTCAAATGGTCAAAACCACGGACCATTGAACATGCGCGATACAGACTGCCGGACATGCTGAAGTTCACCATAGACCAACCCcagaacattaaaaaaaaatgaaaaaatacatttccttGTATTTCTGCATTCTGATCGTAAAATATGattcacaattatttttaataattatttgctGTAAGGTTTAGGAGAATAAAATGAATCAAAAACCTGAAACAATTGCAATTTGACATTATTGCAACAACACTCTTGATTCCTTGATTGGACGTTTACTTATGTTGATAAAATGACAACAAAGTCAATTCTGCAAATTTTCGACCAGTACGAAAAAGCTCGCTTGAATTTCACCAAATCCGTTGCAGAACTGGCACTGCGATCGAGCAATGTCCCGATCCTGAACGAAGCCAACGTTCTCGGTAAAACCCACAACTTTCCTCTAACCCAGCTAACCTGTGAACCCCAGAGTTGCTGAAACCCCTCTTGAGCGACATCTGCAAGCAGATCCAGCACTGCGCCACCATCGCCCTCGGCCGCATCATCCAGAATGACGTGAACGTGGCCAAGAAGTTCACCCGAGCCGAACTCCTCCCGATCCTCCTGGCCAGCCTCCCCAAAGAGAACGTTAGAAGTACGCCATCTTGTCGACACTTATCAAATCCCTCCTTTGCAGAAACACCAAAAGAACTCGATCCTCTTCGTCTTGAGGTCCATATGCAAGCACGACTCCGAACTGGCCACCTTCGTGGTGGAGTCCGGGGCGATCCTCCCCATCATCAACTGCCTGGAGGACTTCGAGCCTTCGGTGCAGGAATCAGCGGCGTGGGTCATCGGTTACATCGCACGACACAACCAAACCCTGGCCCAGAAGTGCGTCGAAGCCGGTTGCGTCCCTTTGCTAATCATGGCGCTGCAGGGGCCCCACTTGAGCTTGAAGCAAATCGCGGCCAGCGCTTTGGCCGATATAGCCAAACACAGCATCGAACTGGCGCAGAATATCGTAGACGCGGGGGCCATACCCTACCTGGCCAAGAACCTGAACAATCTGGATGAGAAACTGAAGCGACAAGTCTTGGCAGCCCTCAGTAAACAACATCGACGTGGTTGAGCTTGACGTTACGAGATTTTGCATTTCAGGTGCGTGCGCTAAGCACTCGTCGGAACTAGCAGAAGTCGTCGTAGAAGCCGAAGTGTTTCCTTCAGTTTTTATGCATATGGCACACGCGTGCCCCCATGTACGCAAAAACGCCGCCGCTTT contains:
- the LOC138129935 gene encoding CDGSH iron-sulfur domain-containing protein 3, mitochondrial, with amino-acid sequence MIFAIRRANTLKNCGKVLFSSKSTKIPENKLKNVISANHQPENGTVYDKKPFKLPLEAGKRYSWCLCGHSHTQPFCDGTHKNQQLKIKLKPVAFTVDESKDYWLCNCKQTNNRPFCDGTHKLPIVQDATSIVK
- the LOC138129930 gene encoding sperm-associated antigen 6-like encodes the protein MTTKSILQIFDQYEKARLNFTKSVAELALRSSNVPILNEANVLELLKPLLSDICKQIQHCATIALGRIIQNDVNVAKKFTRAELLPILLASLPKENKHQKNSILFVLRSICKHDSELATFVVESGAILPIINCLEDFEPSVQESAAWVIGYIARHNQTLAQKCVEAGCVPLLIMALQGPHLSLKQIAASALADIAKHSIELAQNIVDAGAIPYLAKNLNNLDEKLKRQVLAALSACAKHSSELAEVVVEAEVFPSVFMHMAHACPHVRKNAAALTRDIVKHTLELTQLIVNTGGIGALMEVLNEDTGEARIPCITALGYIAGHSDQLAMSVLGCKAILILGTILHESKDENVLAVTAWTLGQIGKHSPEHAKAVASANLFPRLVQLYTNEESGEDLKFKCKLALKLCLQKCLLTSALEPLLYDAPPNILKYVLGQYSKILPHDPKARRLFVTTGGLKRMQYIEAQPGTTLMEYISIINSCFPEEIVRYYSPGYPETLLDKVEQYSPQMMTVLQEPSTKNDETQIMLPHSSPSEELENLLV
- the blp gene encoding mitochondrial import inner membrane translocase subunit TIM16, whose protein sequence is MARYIAQLIVAGTQVIGRAFARAIKQEYEASQQAAQRLGNAKTRTERMANQKLGLSLEEAKQILNVTNLDKTDVEKRYEALFKANEKSNGGSFYLQSKVVRAKERIDAELNSQKAEESPGKDESGASKT
- the Tom7 gene encoding mitochondrial import receptor subunit TOM7 homolog → MALSDGAKQRLSIVIEVTKTVFHYSFIPTVLYLGFRKGADPGMPEFALSNLLW